GCGCTGGGCGTGTGCGCCACTCGTCGTCGTCGCTGAGCGACCGCGAACACCACTCGAACTTACTCGCCCGCGCGTCGATCCCGACGCGCGGGCGTTTTTTTCCGGAGATCTGGGAGGGTTGTGCGGCGCAGCGCGCAGATCTTCATCTGCGCTGCGCAAGGCGCAACGCGTGAACACGCATCGCGTTAGCGCATCGCGTGCGCGACATCGATGACGAACAGAGCGTGAGAAAGCTAAAATAGGGGGGTTTTCTCTGGCTTCGCGCGCGCCGATCAGGTAGTCTGTCGGCGCACAGGAGTGTCGGCGACAGCACAGGCGCCGACGAGAGCACATCCACAGAGGAGTTAGAGATCATGATTTGTCTTCGTGTTTTGACGGGCGCTGCCGCGCTCGCGGCGGCCGCGAGTTCGCAGGGCGCGATCTCGGTGTCGTTCGCGTCGGACTCGGCGAATGTCGAGCGGATCTTCGAGCTGACCAGCGCCGGGGGCCCGCTGCTGGGCGCCGGGTCGCCGGTGACGATCCGCACCGTCGAGAACGTCGAGCTGGACCTGCTGGTGTCGAGCGCGGGCGCCGACCTGGGCCTGGCCAGCCAGCGCGTCGGCTTCGAGGCCGAGTTCCTGTTCACCAACGACTCCGGCGAGGGGATCAACCCGGGCCAGCCCTTCGGGTTTGCCGGCGCGCTCAGCGGCGCGTTCCGCTTCTACAGCCTCAGCGACCCGTCCGACACCGTCCTTGAGGGCGTCGTGGGCGAGGGCGTTGGGTTCTTCGCGGGTCTGGGCTCGATCTTCGGCGGCGCGGCGCCGCAGTTCCTCGCGGGCTCGCTGCTGGGCCCCATGACGAGCTATTCGACTGGCGAAGAGGGCGCCGGCCCGTCGGGCATGATCGGCGACTCGGCCTTCACCATCACCAACTTCGCCGAGCTGTTCACCGAGGGCGTGCCGACCGCTCGCGCGTCGGGCTCGTTCTCGGGGACGTTCGTCATCCCGTCGACCGGCACCGGCGTGCTCTCGGCGCTCGCGCTGGGCGTGTGCGCCGCGCGTCGTCGTCGCTGAGCGAACGGGTTCGCCAGACCACCTATCAAAGCCCGCGGATCGGCCACCGATCCGCGGGCTCTTTCGTTTTTGTTGCGGGCTGTCGTCCCGGAATGCGCATCCTTCCGCGAGGCCCCCCATGACGAACACGACCGACCGACAGCCGCCCGCCCCGCCCTCCATCCCGCTCGCCCCGCTCACGCCGCTCGCCCCGCTGCTGGACTTCCGCTTCACGAAGTTCATCACGGTGAAGATCGTTCAGGTGCTCTACCTGGTTGGGATCGTCGTGATCGCGCTCTACACGCTGGCCGCCGTGATCGGGGTCTTCCAGACCGGCGCTGGCAAGGGGATCGTCGCGCTGATTCTCTCGCCGCTGGTGTTTTTGATCAGCGTGCTGGTGCTGCGGGTCTATCTGGAGGTCATCGTGGTGCTCTTCCGCATCGCGGAGAACACGGCCAAAATGGCGGGCACGAGCGACCGGGCCTGACGGGTCAGTGAGTCACGAGCGCCTTCGCGCCGATGTCGCGCCGGTAGACCTTGCCCTCGAACCGGATGGTCGCGGCGGCGGCGTTGGCTCGCTCGCGCGCCTGCTCCAGGGTGTCCCCCATCGCGACCACGCTGAGCACGCGCCCCCCGCCGCTGAGCAGTTCGCCCGAGGGTGAGCGCGTCGTGCTGGCGTGGAAGACATGCACGCCGGCGCGTTCGACCTCGTCGACGCCGGTGATGGCCGCGCCCTTCTTGCTCTCGCCGGGATAGCCGTGCTGGGCGAGAACGACGCAGCACGCGTGGCGCGGGTCGAACGACAACTCGCACTCGTCGAGCGTGCCGGTCGCGGTCCGCCAGCAGAGCTCGGCGAAGTCGCACTTCATGCGCGGCAGGAGCGCCTGGCACTCGGGGTCGCCGAATCGCACGTTGAACTCGAGGACCTTCGGGCCCGCCGGGGTGAGCATCAGCCCGGCGTAGAGGATGCCCCGGTACTCGATGTCGTCACGCCGGAGCGTGTCGACGATGGGGAGGAAGACCTCGCGCTCGACGCGGGTCATCTGCTCGTCGGTGAGCACGTGCGCCGGGCAATAGGCGCCCATGCCGCCGGTGTTGGGGCCGGTGTCGCCCTCGCCGATGCGCTTGTGGTCCTGGGCCTGGTCGAGGACGAGGATCGAGCGCCCATCGACGAGCGCGAGGACCGACGCCTCGGGCCCGCTGAGGCGCTCCTCGAGGAGGACCTGCGCCCCGGCGTCGCCGAAGCGGCGCTGGACCATGATCTCATCGATCGCCTTGATCGCTTCCTCGAGGGTGTCGGGGAGATAGACGCCCTTGCCGGCGGCGAGCCCGGTGGCCTTGATGACCGGCGCTTCCTCGCGCGTCTCGAGGTACCGCTTGGCCTCTTCGGGGTGCTTGAACACGCGCGACTCGGCGGTCGGGACGGCGGCGGCGCGCATGATCTGCTTCGCCCAGGCCTTGTCCGCTTCGAGTTGGGCGGCCTGCCTGCCAGGACCGAAGACGACCCGCCCCGGGGTGGTCAGCTTTTCAGCGATGCCCTCGGCCAAGGGCGCCTCAGGGCCGACGACCACGAGGTTCACCCCGGCGCGCTCGCAGAAAAGCTCCAGCCGGTACAGCTCGCGCATCGAGTGGGCGTGGTCGATCGGCTGGGACAGCGACGCGATCCCTGCGTTCTGGGTGTGCGTCGCGTACAGGGCCTTGACGCGCGGGGACTGGCGCAATTTCCACGCGAGCGCGTGCTCACGACCGCCGCCCCCGATCAGGAGGACGGTGTACGAGTCGGGCGGCGTGGGGCGTCGTTTGCTCATGGGCGGCGATGATAGACCCGGCGTGCGGGCCCTCCGGGACGAAGCGGACAAGGGGGAATCAGGGTGACTGGATTCGAACCAGCGGCCTCCACGACCCAAACGCGGCGCTCTACCAAGCTGAGCTACACCCTGGGAATCTGACGAGAAGATCGGCGACGGATGAAATCGGACCGATCGGGCTGCGAACAATGCGCCCTCGAAGGATGGTAGCCGTCGCCCGCCCCGACGCGTCGCGACCCGGCCCCCGACGCAACTGCGCCGGCGCCGGCCAATTGATACAGACACAGGCGGGACAGACCCGGGGACAGCCCCCGGGTTCCCTCGCGAGGGCGGTGCGTGGCGCCCTCGACGAACCCGACGACCCTCTCCACCCGGTGGAGGGCGCGTCGAGCGCCGGACGGTTCCACGCCCGATCGTGAGGGACGCATGGGAGCAGTTGGCGCCGCGGTGAAGTGGACGGTCGGGAGCGTGCTGGTGCTGGGCGCCTTGGGCGCCGCCGGGGCGTTGCTGATCGCGCCGAAGATCAAGGCGCAGATGGAGCTCACACGCGGGGGCGGGCCCGGGCTGAGCGTGCGCGCCGAGCCGGTGTCTTCGGGCGTGCTGATCCGAACCGTCAGCGCGCCGGGTTACCTCGAGCCGGTGCGCAAGGTCTCGATCTCGGCGCGCATCAGCGCCCAGATCACCGACCTGCCCTTCGACCTCGGCGACGCGGTCAACGCGGGCGACACCGTGGTGCGACTGGACAACGCCGACCTGATGGCCCAGCTCGCCAGCGCCGAAGCGTCGCTCATGGCCGAGCAGGCGCGCCTCGACGGCGCACGGGCGACCTACCTGAACACCATCGCCGAGTGGGAACGTCGCCAGACGCTCTTCGGCTCCAACGACGTCGCGAAATCGGCGCTCGAGCAGGCCGAGGCCGAGAAACTGCGCGCCGAGTCCAACCTGCGCGCGTCGCAGGCCTCGATCGAGGTCGCCAGGGCGCAGATCCAGCGCATCCGCGAGGACCTCCGCTACACCGAGATCCCCTCCCCCATCACCGGCGTGGTCACCAAGCTCAACGCCGAGGTGGGCGAGATCGTCATCACCGGCACCATGAACAACGCCGGCACCGTCATCCTCGAGATCGCCGACCTCTCCGAGATGATCGTGCGCGTCGAGTGCGATGAGACCGACATCGCCGATGTGCGCGTCGGCCAGACCGCCCGGGTCTACCTCACCGCGTACCCCGACGAGACCTTCACCGGCGTCGTCAGGCGCATCGCCCTCCAGCGCTCCAAGGCGCGCAACCAGAGCGACGTCTTCGAGGTCGAGGTCCTCCTCAAGGATCAGGGCCGGACGCTCTTCTCCGGTCTCAACGCCAGCGTCGACATCGAGGTCGAGACGCTGCAGGACGTCCTGCTCGCCCCCAGCCAGGCGGTCCTCGACAAGCGCATCGACGAGCTCCCGGAGTCCGTCACCCTCGACAACCCCACCATCGACGCCCAGAAGACCTTCGCGCGCATCATCTTCGAGATCCGCGACGGCAAGGCCCATGCCGTCCCGGTGCGCGTCGGCCCCAGCGACCTGCAGACCACCGCCATCCTCGCTGGCGCGACGCCAGGCGCCCAGATCATCACCGGCCCCTACAAGGCACTCGCCGGGCTCAAGCACGGCGACGCCGTGCGCACCGAAACGCCCAAGCCGGCATCCACCGACGCGCCCGCCGGCGAGCAGGCCGCGACCGACGCGAGCGAGGAGCGCGCGCAGCGATGACCGCCCTCGCCCCGCCAACCGAACGGAGCGCCGATCACGACGCGCCCGCCAGGGCGAACCTCGCGCCGCCCTGCATCGAGGTGCGCAAGCTGCGCAAGACCTACAAGGTCGGCGTCGAAAAGGTCCACGCGCTGCGCGGCGTCGACCTGACGATCCGGCGCAACGAGTTCGTCGCCATCATGGGCTCGTCGGGCTCGGGCAAGTCCACCCTCATGAACATCCTCGGCTGCCTCGACCGCCCTACCGCCGGTGAGTACATCCTCAACGGCAAGCCCACCCACCGCATGGGCGCGAGCGAGCTTGCCCAGGTCCGCAACGTCGACATCGGCTTCGTCTTCCAGTCCTTCGAGCTGCTCAACCGCGCCACGGCCCTCAAGAACGTCATGCTCCCGCTCGTCTACTCGAGCAAGAGCTGGTGGAAGGCGCGACGGCTCGCGAAGGAAGCGCTCGAGCGCGTCGGGCTGGGCGAGCGCATGACGCACCGCCCCAACCAGCTCTCGGGCGGCCAGCGCCAACGCGTCGCGATCGCGCGCGCCCTCGTCAACACGCCCAGCATCATCCTCGCCGACGAGCCGACCGGGAACCTGGACTCGAAGACCACCGAGGAGATCATCTCGCTCCTCAAGGCGCTCCACGCCGAGGGCCAGACGATCGTGATCGTGACGCACGAGGAAGACGTCGCCGGGCGCGCCGAGCGCATCGTGCGCCTCAGCGACGGTCGCATCTTCTCCGACCTGCCCTCGCTCGAGGACCCGATCCATCGCGAGTGGCTCGAGGCCACGGCGCGGAGCCTGAAGGCCAACCACGCCGCCGCCGCCGCCCGTGAAGAGGCAGATCGCGAAGAGGAGGACGCCTGATGTTCCTCGTGCGCATCCTCATGCAGACCGTCGCGCTCGCCCTCGGTCAGATCCGGGCGAACTTCGCGCGCGCCATGCTCACCTCGCTGGGCATCATCATCGGCGTGGGCTCGGTCACCGCCGTCATCGCCGGGCTGACCGGCATGAAGAGCTACGTCCTCAACGAGTTCGAGACCTTCGGCGCGAAGAAGGTGTTCATCCAGGGCTGGCTCCCCCCCGAGCTGCGCACCAGGATGGACTGGACGCAGGTCCGGCTCACCCTCGACGAGATCGAGGCGATCCGGGAGCACTGCCCGTCCATCGCCAAGATCAGCCCGATCTGGTTCTCACGCTACGAGATCCGCAACGGGGAGTTCGCCGTCACCTCCGGCACGGTGCAGGGCATCTGGCCCGAGTGGCACGACATCGAGTCGCGCACCGTCACCTTCGGGCGCCCCTTCAACGCCGTCGACGAGCGTGAGCGGCGCTACGTCACGCTGGTCAACGACAAGGCGATCGAGGAGCTGAACCTCGACCGCGACCCCACGGGCGACTTCATCCTCATCAACGGGCGTCGCTTCCTGATCGTGGGCGTGGTCGAGACCAAGGACGTGGGCGCGATGTTCGGGGGCAACGACTCGCAGGCCGAGTTCTTCATCCCCTTCGCGACCGCCGCCAAGATGCAGCCCTTCGGCCAGATCTCCTACTCGATCGCCGAGCTGACCACGCCCGACGCCGCCGACGACGCGCGGGCCGAGATCGCGTTCGTGCTGCGAACCATGCGCCGCCTCACGCCCGAGACGCCGAGCACCTTCCGCGTCGAGGTCATGCAGCAGTTCATCGACCAGTTCAACGGGCTGGCGGCGGGCATCACCGCGATCGCCGGCGGCGTGGTCAGCATCTCCCTGCTCGTGGGAGGCGTTGGCATCATGAACATCATGCTCGTCTCCGTCAGCGAACGCACCCGAGAGATCGGCCTGCGCAAGGCGGTCGGCGCCAAGTCCGGCGTCATCCTCATGCAGTTCCTCGTCGAGGCGATCGTGCTCTGCGTTGCCGGCGGCGTCGTGGGCCTCGCCCTGGGGCAGGGCCTGACGCTCGCGCTGCAGAACATCCCCAACACACCCCTCCAGGACGCGCGGATCCCCGAGTGGGCCGTCGCGCTCGCGTTTCTCTTCAGCGCCGCGGTCGGCGTGATCTTCGGCATGTTCCCGGCCATCAAGGCCGCCCGACTCGACCCCATCGAGGCCCTCCGGCATGAATGACCCCACCCGGTCGCGCACCCTCCCCGGCTGTCGCTGCGCGCTCGTCGCCACCTCGTCGATCGCGCTGCTCGCCGGCTGCTCGCGCAGCCCCTTCTCGACCTACGACGACGAGCTCGGCCCGCGCGTGAGTCTCACACGGCTCCGCCAGGTCGAACGGCTCGACCAGGACCGCTACGAAGCGCCCCCCGAGCGTCAGAACCCGGTCGTCACGCGCGACACCGCCCTGCCCGACCCGTTCGCGTCGCGCGAGCGCATCGGCATCACCATCGAGGAGGCGCGCGCCTGGACCCTCGCCAACAACCTCAGTCTGCAGGCGGTCCTCCTCGACCCGACCATCGCCAACCAGCGCGTGACCCGTGAGGAAGGACGCTTCGACGCCGTCATCTTCGCCAACGCGTCGTACAGCGACACCGAGCAGCCCACGGCGTCCCAGCTCGAAGGGTCCCAGGTCGAGCGATTCTCCTTCACCCCGGGCGTGCGCGTCCCCCTTCGCACCGGCGGGCAGGTCAGCTTCGACCTCCCCGTGAGCCGCGTCGACACCAACAACCAGTTCTCGACCCTCAATCCCTCGTACGACGTCGACGGCCGGTTCTCGATCAGCCAGCCCCTGCTTCGCAACGCCGGCCGGCGCGTGAACACCCACGGCATCCGGGTCGCCGCGCTCAGCCAGCAGATCAGCGAGGCGCGCACCAAGCTCGAAATCATCCGGCAGCTCTCCGACGCCGATCGCGCGTACTGGCGCCTCTACGCCGCCCAGCAGGCCCTCGAGGTGCGCGTGCTCGAGTACCAGCTCGCGCGCGAGCAGCTCGAAACGGCGCGCCGGCGCGTCGACGCCGGCGACCTGCCCGAGGTCGAGATGACCCGCGCCGAGTCCGGGCTCGCCTCCACGCTCGAGCGCATTATCTTCGCGCAGAACGCCATCAAGGAGCGCGAGCGCGAGCTGAAGCGCATCATGAACGCCCCGGGGCTCGATATCGCCGGCGCAACATTCCTCACGCCCGAGACCCTGCCCGACCCCATTCGATACGAGTTCGATTTCGAGCTCCTCTCCGAGCTCGCGGTCGGTGAGCGCATGGAGCTCCTCGAGCTGGAGCTGCAGCTCGCGATCGACGAGAGCACCATCGCGTTCAACAAGAACGCCACGCTCCCGCTCTTCACGCTCGACTACACCGTCGTCACCAACGGGCTGGGCGACTCGTGGTCGAGCGCGCTGGGCCAGACGCGCCGGGGCGATTTCATCGACTCCATCGTCCAGGCGCGCTTCGAGACCCCCCTCGGGAATCGCCAGGCGACCAGCAACCTTCGCGAGTCCATCCTCCAGCGCGTCCAGCGCCTCTCGACGCGCGAGGCCCGGCGCCAGGCGATCCGCGAAGAGACGCTCAACGCCGCCGATCGCGTCGAAGCGTCCTGGCAGCGCATCCTCGCGTCGCGCCTGGCGGTCATCACCGCGACGCGCACGCTCGACGCCGAACGCCGCCAGTTCGACGTCGGCGCGCGGACCAGCACCGACGTGCTCGACGCGTCCACCCGGCTGGGCGACGCGCGCCTCATCGAGATCCAGGCCCTCACCGACTACCAGATCGCCCTCGTCGACCTCGCCTTCGCGACGGGCACCACCCTGGGCGCCGCACGCGTCGACTGGGCCCCGACCGATCCGCTCGCGCTCCCGGAGCAGCAGTTCCGCGACCCGCCCGAGGCGCCCTCGCTGTTCGGCGTCCACCTCCCGCTCGCCGGCACGACCACCCCCCCCGACGCGGGCGTCGCGCCCGCGCAGAACCCGGCGCCCTGAGCCGCCCGTCTCGGATCGGCGCGACCCTCCCCCCCGCACGCCCGGAAACGCCGGCACGCGCTCGCTACACTGCCCGCCTGTAGCCCGAACCCGACCCGTTTGCCCGCGCCAGCGACGGGCACGCCCCCCGGACCGAGAGCCGCGTGCGATGATCGACCTCGCGACGACCGCCAACCCGACGCCCCTCGCCGCCCTCGCCATGGCCGGCGGCGACCTCGAGGCCTACCTCCCGGTGGCGGTCATCGTCCTGATGGCGATCGCCTTCGGCATCATCAACGTGGTCGGCTCCAAGGTTCTCGGACCCAACCGCTCGGGCCCGATCAAGGAAATGCCCTACGAGTCGGGCATGAACCCGATGGGCGGGGCCCGCAAACGGTTCAATGTCCGGTTTTACATGCTCGCGATGACCTTCCTCGTCTTCGACGTCGAGGTCATCTTCCTCTACCCCTGGGCGACCGCCTTCGCGCAGATCGGCCCGGGGACCGACGAGACGATGCTCTTCCTCGGGCGTGCGCTCTTCTTCCTGTTCACGACGGTGGTGGCGTATATCTACGCGTACCGCAAGGGCGTCTTCCGCTTCGACTGAGCGCCAGCGTCCCCCGGGGTTATCCCTGCACACTCTACCCACGCTTTCTGCGCCGAGTTCCGCGAAAGACG
This Phycisphaeraceae bacterium DNA region includes the following protein-coding sequences:
- a CDS encoding TolC family protein translates to MNDPTRSRTLPGCRCALVATSSIALLAGCSRSPFSTYDDELGPRVSLTRLRQVERLDQDRYEAPPERQNPVVTRDTALPDPFASRERIGITIEEARAWTLANNLSLQAVLLDPTIANQRVTREEGRFDAVIFANASYSDTEQPTASQLEGSQVERFSFTPGVRVPLRTGGQVSFDLPVSRVDTNNQFSTLNPSYDVDGRFSISQPLLRNAGRRVNTHGIRVAALSQQISEARTKLEIIRQLSDADRAYWRLYAAQQALEVRVLEYQLAREQLETARRRVDAGDLPEVEMTRAESGLASTLERIIFAQNAIKERERELKRIMNAPGLDIAGATFLTPETLPDPIRYEFDFELLSELAVGERMELLELELQLAIDESTIAFNKNATLPLFTLDYTVVTNGLGDSWSSALGQTRRGDFIDSIVQARFETPLGNRQATSNLRESILQRVQRLSTREARRQAIREETLNAADRVEASWQRILASRLAVITATRTLDAERRQFDVGARTSTDVLDASTRLGDARLIEIQALTDYQIALVDLAFATGTTLGAARVDWAPTDPLALPEQQFRDPPEAPSLFGVHLPLAGTTTPPDAGVAPAQNPAP
- the purD gene encoding phosphoribosylamine--glycine ligase, yielding MSKRRPTPPDSYTVLLIGGGGREHALAWKLRQSPRVKALYATHTQNAGIASLSQPIDHAHSMRELYRLELFCERAGVNLVVVGPEAPLAEGIAEKLTTPGRVVFGPGRQAAQLEADKAWAKQIMRAAAVPTAESRVFKHPEEAKRYLETREEAPVIKATGLAAGKGVYLPDTLEEAIKAIDEIMVQRRFGDAGAQVLLEERLSGPEASVLALVDGRSILVLDQAQDHKRIGEGDTGPNTGGMGAYCPAHVLTDEQMTRVEREVFLPIVDTLRRDDIEYRGILYAGLMLTPAGPKVLEFNVRFGDPECQALLPRMKCDFAELCWRTATGTLDECELSFDPRHACCVVLAQHGYPGESKKGAAITGVDEVERAGVHVFHASTTRSPSGELLSGGGRVLSVVAMGDTLEQARERANAAAATIRFEGKVYRRDIGAKALVTH
- a CDS encoding NADH-quinone oxidoreductase subunit A, with translation MAIAFGIINVVGSKVLGPNRSGPIKEMPYESGMNPMGGARKRFNVRFYMLAMTFLVFDVEVIFLYPWATAFAQIGPGTDETMLFLGRALFFLFTTVVAYIYAYRKGVFRFD
- a CDS encoding DUF4282 domain-containing protein; the encoded protein is MTNTTDRQPPAPPSIPLAPLTPLAPLLDFRFTKFITVKIVQVLYLVGIVVIALYTLAAVIGVFQTGAGKGIVALILSPLVFLISVLVLRVYLEVIVVLFRIAENTAKMAGTSDRA
- a CDS encoding ABC transporter permease, giving the protein MFLVRILMQTVALALGQIRANFARAMLTSLGIIIGVGSVTAVIAGLTGMKSYVLNEFETFGAKKVFIQGWLPPELRTRMDWTQVRLTLDEIEAIREHCPSIAKISPIWFSRYEIRNGEFAVTSGTVQGIWPEWHDIESRTVTFGRPFNAVDERERRYVTLVNDKAIEELNLDRDPTGDFILINGRRFLIVGVVETKDVGAMFGGNDSQAEFFIPFATAAKMQPFGQISYSIAELTTPDAADDARAEIAFVLRTMRRLTPETPSTFRVEVMQQFIDQFNGLAAGITAIAGGVVSISLLVGGVGIMNIMLVSVSERTREIGLRKAVGAKSGVILMQFLVEAIVLCVAGGVVGLALGQGLTLALQNIPNTPLQDARIPEWAVALAFLFSAAVGVIFGMFPAIKAARLDPIEALRHE
- a CDS encoding efflux RND transporter periplasmic adaptor subunit; the protein is MGAVGAAVKWTVGSVLVLGALGAAGALLIAPKIKAQMELTRGGGPGLSVRAEPVSSGVLIRTVSAPGYLEPVRKVSISARISAQITDLPFDLGDAVNAGDTVVRLDNADLMAQLASAEASLMAEQARLDGARATYLNTIAEWERRQTLFGSNDVAKSALEQAEAEKLRAESNLRASQASIEVARAQIQRIREDLRYTEIPSPITGVVTKLNAEVGEIVITGTMNNAGTVILEIADLSEMIVRVECDETDIADVRVGQTARVYLTAYPDETFTGVVRRIALQRSKARNQSDVFEVEVLLKDQGRTLFSGLNASVDIEVETLQDVLLAPSQAVLDKRIDELPESVTLDNPTIDAQKTFARIIFEIRDGKAHAVPVRVGPSDLQTTAILAGATPGAQIITGPYKALAGLKHGDAVRTETPKPASTDAPAGEQAATDASEERAQR
- a CDS encoding ABC transporter ATP-binding protein — translated: MTALAPPTERSADHDAPARANLAPPCIEVRKLRKTYKVGVEKVHALRGVDLTIRRNEFVAIMGSSGSGKSTLMNILGCLDRPTAGEYILNGKPTHRMGASELAQVRNVDIGFVFQSFELLNRATALKNVMLPLVYSSKSWWKARRLAKEALERVGLGERMTHRPNQLSGGQRQRVAIARALVNTPSIILADEPTGNLDSKTTEEIISLLKALHAEGQTIVIVTHEEDVAGRAERIVRLSDGRIFSDLPSLEDPIHREWLEATARSLKANHAAAAAREEADREEEDA